The window GACCAGCTGACAAGGATTTGTCTTGGACATACTCTCAAATAAAGCCATAGGGATGATCAAACACTCCAAGTCTGTCATGGCAATAGCCGTATAGTGATAGGGCTTATCTTGAAACATATCCCCAAAAGGAAATGCTCCACCCTGTCGGATATAGTCCAGATAGGTAAAACTATCTGTTTCATCATACTGCTCAATTCTGGCATAGCCCTTCTGCAAGACAAATAAATAATCCCTGGGATCTTGGGCATAGAAAAATATCTGCCCTTTGGGAACCTTTCGAAAGCGGATATGCTTGGCCAGCTGGTCAAAGCTATCTCGGGTAAGGTTTTCAAAGGTTGGATGTTTCCTAAGATAGCTATACTGCTCACGGCTGATCATTTTCAAGCTCCTTTATCAATCATTCTCCTACGATTATAACATATATTAACTTATAAGACGAATGATTATGGGCAAATCTACAACAGAAAAACCAGCTCATACTCAATGAAAATCAAAATCAGACTAGCTCCAAAGGTTTGGGGAACCTTTGGAGGTTGGAGATAGGCGAACGTAGTTCGTTTCTACCTATTATACAGATAGAACCCTGTTACTATTTTAATTTCAAGGTAACAGGCTGAAAGGCTCCACTGGAGCCTTTCACTCATCAAATCAAGTCAACAACGTCTGCTTTTGATTTTCGAAGAGTATCAAAAGAACTGGTATATCTAAACTTTATAAATCATCCGCAATCTTATTGATTTTTCTCAAACGGTGATTAACCCCACTCTTAGTGATGGGTACTGTCAAACTATCAGCCAACTGCTGAATCGAATAATCAGGATGTTGGATACGGAGTTGGGCAATCTCTTGCAGGTCACCCGATAGCTGATCCAAACCAATGCTATCCATAATCTTGATGATATTGTTGATGGTCTTCATGCTGGCATTGACCGTCTTAGCAATATTAGCCGTTTCTGCATTATTGGCACGGTTGAGGTCATTACGTGCTTCACGCAGGAGCTTAATATCTTCAAAGGCTGTCTTGGCCTCTTCTGCCCCGATGACCAGCAGAAAATCCATAATATCCTCTGCCCGTTGCAGATAGGTAATGGTTCCTTTACTCCGCTCAATAACCTTGGCATCCAAGAGAAATTTTTGTAACAGATTAGCTAAGTCATGGGCATGGTCACTGTAAACAGAGGCAATTTCCAACTGATACCGTCCCTTTTCAGGATCCTTGACGGAACCTGCTGCCAAGAAAGCCCCACGCAAATAGGCTTGGCACCAGCTATCATTTTCAAGAACAAGAGGCGAAATCCCTGTTTCCAATCCAAAAAAACTATCTGCCAAATGCAAATCATTTAAGATGTCATTGACCCCCTCCTCAATGACTACTGCATAAACACGGTTCTTTTTGAGATTAGGTTTTTGATGGTGACGGATTTCTGCTTTTACCTGATAAAAATGCAGGAACAATTCGTAGATATGTCTGGCAATCTTGGCATTTTCCGTCGAGATGGACAGGGTCAGACCTGTTGAAGCCAGCCCCAGACTGCCAGACAGTTTGATAATGGCTGACAGTTCACTCTTATTTTGACTGGCTTGTATCAAAAGTTCTTCTTTGACTTTTATGGTAAAACTCATGACCGCACCTGCAAAATCTTGAGCAACTCTTCTACCACCAAATCACCATCATGAAAAGCTCCGCCATTTTCCAAACGTAAGAAATTAGATGAAATCACACGGCGAGCTTGTTCTTGCAAACCAGCAAAATCGTGCTTAACCTGGACCAAATATTCATCAAACTGGTGGGTATTCATGTAGTCTTGCGGAACGGGTTCACTATTAACCAAAACAGTATCAATGAACTTTTCGCCCAGATGACCATTCAAGACGGTCACATGGTCGGCATCTGAGAAAAACTCGGTTTCACCACGCTGGGTCATAATATTGCAGACATAGGTCACTTCAGCCTTGGTTTCCTTCAGAGCTTTCCCAAGATCTGAAATCATGAGATTGGGCAGAATGGAAGTAAAGAGTGAACCAGGTCCCAAGACCACCATGTCACTCTCCATAATGGCCTCGAC is drawn from Streptococcus sp. 29892 and contains these coding sequences:
- a CDS encoding Crp/Fnr family transcriptional regulator, producing MISREQYSYLRKHPTFENLTRDSFDQLAKHIRFRKVPKGQIFFYAQDPRDYLFVLQKGYARIEQYDETDSFTYLDYIRQGGAFPFGDMFQDKPYHYTAIAMTDLECLIIPMALFESMSKTNPCQLVYICQKLSKILAFQELRLRNSMRSKASERVVQALALLYWDMCQREQLVSLPFDIHIQEIARLAATTRETVSHVLKQLKQDKKIIYRRKILTYLDIEYFLANLTETY
- the whiA gene encoding DNA-binding protein WhiA, producing MSFTIKVKEELLIQASQNKSELSAIIKLSGSLGLASTGLTLSISTENAKIARHIYELFLHFYQVKAEIRHHQKPNLKKNRVYAVVIEEGVNDILNDLHLADSFFGLETGISPLVLENDSWCQAYLRGAFLAAGSVKDPEKGRYQLEIASVYSDHAHDLANLLQKFLLDAKVIERSKGTITYLQRAEDIMDFLLVIGAEEAKTAFEDIKLLREARNDLNRANNAETANIAKTVNASMKTINNIIKIMDSIGLDQLSGDLQEIAQLRIQHPDYSIQQLADSLTVPITKSGVNHRLRKINKIADDL